One window of Etheostoma spectabile isolate EspeVRDwgs_2016 chromosome 6, UIUC_Espe_1.0, whole genome shotgun sequence genomic DNA carries:
- the mbpb gene encoding myelin basic protein b isoform X5 produces the protein MASAGSRKKSPGLLDQIGKFFEGDKKRKSKGSFRGALSPGPQKASGTAPRKRGAENAVVHFFRTIGDQKSQSAKAKKASAGDGKGSLTRIFKMGSRSASPAKR, from the exons ATGGCATCCGCAGGCAGCAGGAAGAAGAGCCCCGGCCTTCTGGATCAGATTGGAAAGTTCTTTGAAGGGGACAAGAAGAGGAAGAGCAAG GGATCGTTCCGGGGTGCTCTCTCTCCGGGCCCCCAGAAAGCCTCTGGAACCGCCCCTCGTAAGCGCGGGGCGGAGAACGCTGTGGTCCACTTCTTCCGCACGATC GGTGACCAGAAGTCACAGTCTGCTAAAGCCAAGAAGGCCAGTGCAGGGGACGGAAAAGGCTCCCTGACTAGGATCTTCAAAATG GGAAGCAGGAGTGCTTCTCCAGCCAAACGCTGA
- the mbpb gene encoding myelin basic protein b isoform X4 encodes MASAGSRKKSPGLLDQIGKFFEGDKKRKSKGSFRGALSPGPQKASGTAPRKRGAENAVVHFFRTIVSPAPPKSRKSQSAKAKKASAGDGKGSLTRIFKMGSRSASPAKR; translated from the exons ATGGCATCCGCAGGCAGCAGGAAGAAGAGCCCCGGCCTTCTGGATCAGATTGGAAAGTTCTTTGAAGGGGACAAGAAGAGGAAGAGCAAG GGATCGTTCCGGGGTGCTCTCTCTCCGGGCCCCCAGAAAGCCTCTGGAACCGCCCCTCGTAAGCGCGGGGCGGAGAACGCTGTGGTCCACTTCTTCCGCACGATC GTGTCCCCTGCCCCTCCCAAGTCTAGG AAGTCACAGTCTGCTAAAGCCAAGAAGGCCAGTGCAGGGGACGGAAAAGGCTCCCTGACTAGGATCTTCAAAATG GGAAGCAGGAGTGCTTCTCCAGCCAAACGCTGA
- the mbpb gene encoding myelin basic protein b isoform X1: protein MASAGSRKKSPGLLDQIGKFFEGDKKRKSKGSFRGALSPGPQKASGTAPRKRGAENAVVHFFRTIVSPAPPKSRWRGLAAKMGLGDQKSQSAKAKKASAGDGKGSLTRIFKMGSRSASPAKR, encoded by the exons ATGGCATCCGCAGGCAGCAGGAAGAAGAGCCCCGGCCTTCTGGATCAGATTGGAAAGTTCTTTGAAGGGGACAAGAAGAGGAAGAGCAAG GGATCGTTCCGGGGTGCTCTCTCTCCGGGCCCCCAGAAAGCCTCTGGAACCGCCCCTCGTAAGCGCGGGGCGGAGAACGCTGTGGTCCACTTCTTCCGCACGATC GTGTCCCCTGCCCCTCCCAAGTCTAGG TGGAGAGGACTAGCAGCCAAGATGGGCCTG GGTGACCAGAAGTCACAGTCTGCTAAAGCCAAGAAGGCCAGTGCAGGGGACGGAAAAGGCTCCCTGACTAGGATCTTCAAAATG GGAAGCAGGAGTGCTTCTCCAGCCAAACGCTGA
- the mbpb gene encoding myelin basic protein b isoform X2: MASAGSRKKSPGLLDQIGKFFEGDKKRKSKGSFRGALSPGPQKASGTAPRKRGAENAVVHFFRTIVSPAPPKSRWRGLAAKMGLGDQKSQSAKAKKASAGDGKGSLTRIFKM; the protein is encoded by the exons ATGGCATCCGCAGGCAGCAGGAAGAAGAGCCCCGGCCTTCTGGATCAGATTGGAAAGTTCTTTGAAGGGGACAAGAAGAGGAAGAGCAAG GGATCGTTCCGGGGTGCTCTCTCTCCGGGCCCCCAGAAAGCCTCTGGAACCGCCCCTCGTAAGCGCGGGGCGGAGAACGCTGTGGTCCACTTCTTCCGCACGATC GTGTCCCCTGCCCCTCCCAAGTCTAGG TGGAGAGGACTAGCAGCCAAGATGGGCCTG GGTGACCAGAAGTCACAGTCTGCTAAAGCCAAGAAGGCCAGTGCAGGGGACGGAAAAGGCTCCCTGACTAGGATCTTCAAAATG TGA
- the mbpb gene encoding myelin basic protein b isoform X7, with protein MASAGSRKKSPGLLDQIGKFFEGDKKRKSKGSFRGALSPGPQKASGTAPRKRGAENAVVHFFRTIVSPAPPKSRKSQSAKAKKASAGDGKGSLTRIFKM; from the exons ATGGCATCCGCAGGCAGCAGGAAGAAGAGCCCCGGCCTTCTGGATCAGATTGGAAAGTTCTTTGAAGGGGACAAGAAGAGGAAGAGCAAG GGATCGTTCCGGGGTGCTCTCTCTCCGGGCCCCCAGAAAGCCTCTGGAACCGCCCCTCGTAAGCGCGGGGCGGAGAACGCTGTGGTCCACTTCTTCCGCACGATC GTGTCCCCTGCCCCTCCCAAGTCTAGG AAGTCACAGTCTGCTAAAGCCAAGAAGGCCAGTGCAGGGGACGGAAAAGGCTCCCTGACTAGGATCTTCAAAATG TGA
- the mbpb gene encoding myelin basic protein b isoform X6, translated as MASAGSRKKSPGLLDQIGKFFEGDKKRKSKGSFRGALSPGPQKASGTAPRKRGAENAVVHFFRTIVSPAPPKSRGDQKSQSAKAKKASAGDGKGSLTRIFKM; from the exons ATGGCATCCGCAGGCAGCAGGAAGAAGAGCCCCGGCCTTCTGGATCAGATTGGAAAGTTCTTTGAAGGGGACAAGAAGAGGAAGAGCAAG GGATCGTTCCGGGGTGCTCTCTCTCCGGGCCCCCAGAAAGCCTCTGGAACCGCCCCTCGTAAGCGCGGGGCGGAGAACGCTGTGGTCCACTTCTTCCGCACGATC GTGTCCCCTGCCCCTCCCAAGTCTAGG GGTGACCAGAAGTCACAGTCTGCTAAAGCCAAGAAGGCCAGTGCAGGGGACGGAAAAGGCTCCCTGACTAGGATCTTCAAAATG TGA
- the mbpb gene encoding myelin basic protein b isoform X3, translating into MASAGSRKKSPGLLDQIGKFFEGDKKRKSKGSFRGALSPGPQKASGTAPRKRGAENAVVHFFRTIVSPAPPKSRGDQKSQSAKAKKASAGDGKGSLTRIFKMGSRSASPAKR; encoded by the exons ATGGCATCCGCAGGCAGCAGGAAGAAGAGCCCCGGCCTTCTGGATCAGATTGGAAAGTTCTTTGAAGGGGACAAGAAGAGGAAGAGCAAG GGATCGTTCCGGGGTGCTCTCTCTCCGGGCCCCCAGAAAGCCTCTGGAACCGCCCCTCGTAAGCGCGGGGCGGAGAACGCTGTGGTCCACTTCTTCCGCACGATC GTGTCCCCTGCCCCTCCCAAGTCTAGG GGTGACCAGAAGTCACAGTCTGCTAAAGCCAAGAAGGCCAGTGCAGGGGACGGAAAAGGCTCCCTGACTAGGATCTTCAAAATG GGAAGCAGGAGTGCTTCTCCAGCCAAACGCTGA